Below is a window of Candidatus Eisenbacteria bacterium DNA.
GCCTTCGCGCGCCAGGGCCTGGAGATCGGCGGTTCGCGTCAGGCGGCCTGGGTCTCCACGTACCAGCGGTAGGTGTCCACCATGGTGTCGGTGTCGTGGCGTCGCGCCTCGAAGCCCAGCGCCTCCCGCGCCGCGGAGGTGTCGAGGACGTAATCCACCGGGGCGATCAGGTACTGCTCGGGGTTCATGGGCGACAGGCGAACGCTCCACAACAGACTCAGGGCGAGCTGGAGCGGAGCCGTCGGCAGCGAGACCAGCTTCGACGAAGAGCCCGCGCGGCGGCACAGCTCGGACAGCATCTGGCGCGTGGTGGGCGGGTTCTGTGAAGCGATGTTGTAGGTGCCGTTCGTGGTCTTGTCGAGCGCCAGGATGCTGGCGCGCGCCAGGTCGTCGACCGCGATCATGTGATGGCGATTGTTCCCGGGACCGAACATCGGCACCGACCGGCCGGTGCGGACCATGTCGAAGAGCTTCTTCATGAGTCCCAGCCGGCCCGGACCGATGATCACGCTCGGTCTCAAGACGGTGACGTCCTCGAACTTCCCGCGCGCCGCCCTGCAGTGCGCCTCGCTTACCACCTTGCTGCGGCCATAGGGCCCCACGGGACGCGTCGGCGCGTCCTCGCGGAGCAGCACCGGAGGGACAGGCGGGCCGTACACCATGTCGCTGGAGACGAAGACGAAGCGCTTCACCCCTGCCTCGTGCGCCGCGTCGAGCAGCGCGCGCGTCATCGACGCGTTGCGCTGGAAGAAGGGCTCGATGCGAAAGCGCGGGCAACCGGGCGTGTGGAACTGCACCGCGGCCGAGTGGATGACCGCACGGGCGCCGGCCACGACGCTCCTGCAGAAGGCCGGATCGACCAGGTCCCCCCGCATCCGCTCGATGCCCCGTGGCGCCTGGGTGGGATCCTCGACGATGTCCACGGCGCGGATGGGCTCTTCGCGCTCATGGAGCTGGCGAACGATTTCGCGACCGAGAAAGCCTGCCGCTCCCGTGACCAGGATCAATGTGGAGTCCGCCCGCGGTGCCGTAATGCGTCCTCATCGGACATGGGTCGCCTGGCCGCCCGAACGCGGGACCAGGGCGAGCGAGACTAAGGAGCGAGGCATGGTTTCGCAAATCCACGCGCGACGACGCGGGGCCATCCGTCTGGCTTCGAGCCCCGCGTCGATCGCGATCGATTGGATCAGCGCTTCGCGACCGCGGCCAGGGCCTGGATCTCCACCGGCTTCATGACGGTCTCGCAGTACCGGCTGTCCACGCGGACCTTCCAGGCGCCCGCCGAGGGCAGCTTGAGACTGGCGCGATAGTGATTGGTCTGCGCCAGCGCCACGGCCGATGACGTCACCTTGAGATCGCCGCACTGCGCGACGACCAGGGGCTCGATGTTGCGCTTGTGGCTCCAGCTCTCCGGCACGACCTTGATCGCGAGGTCGAAGCTCTTGCCGGCCGTCACCTGCCTTGGCGCCTGACTCAGCTCGACTCGCGCCCGGCCTCCCGCCTCCGCGGCGGCCACGAATGCCACCATCGCCGCCAATGCCATCAGCATCGTTCCTTGCTTGCGCATCGCTCGCTCCTTTCGCGAGGGCCGTGACGGACCCCGCCCGTTCGGACTGGTGGACGTCGCTCACGGCGGCTCGAGTCCGCCGGGACATCCTCAAGGACGAGGCGCCGAGTCCTGCCGTTAGCGGGAGCAGTCGGATGGGCGCCAGGGGCGGTCCCTCACGACCGGCGCTGGCCCGGATCGGCGCCTTTCCACCGGCGCCAGTCCTTGGTGAGGCCGAGGCCGAGCGCGTCCCACCAGGCATCGAGCATCGCGCGGTCGCCGCCGATCACGCCTTCCCGGGTGATCATCCGGGGAGGCGGGACCAGGACGGCGAGACGGTCGTAGACGGTGGAACGATCGGCCGGAGCCAGCCGCACGAGCAGGTGCCAAAGCGTGAAGGCATCCTCGCGGCGCGCGCTCGAGAGCACCCGCGACAGCGCCGAGTCGGGCGCGTCGGCTTCCGCGCGATCCACGTCGAAGAGCGCGTTCTTGAGCGCGGGCGGGGCATCCGTGAAGTGAGGCGTGCCGGGGCCCCGGCCCGGGCGAGTCGTGCAGCGCGCCCCTGCCGGGACGAACGATTCCCGT
It encodes the following:
- a CDS encoding NAD(P)-dependent oxidoreductase — encoded protein: MILVTGAAGFLGREIVRQLHEREEPIRAVDIVEDPTQAPRGIERMRGDLVDPAFCRSVVAGARAVIHSAAVQFHTPGCPRFRIEPFFQRNASMTRALLDAAHEAGVKRFVFVSSDMVYGPPVPPVLLREDAPTRPVGPYGRSKVVSEAHCRAARGKFEDVTVLRPSVIIGPGRLGLMKKLFDMVRTGRSVPMFGPGNNRHHMIAVDDLARASILALDKTTNGTYNIASQNPPTTRQMLSELCRRAGSSSKLVSLPTAPLQLALSLLWSVRLSPMNPEQYLIAPVDYVLDTSAAREALGFEARRHDTDTMVDTYRWYVETQAA